A single Macaca mulatta isolate MMU2019108-1 chromosome 11, T2T-MMU8v2.0, whole genome shotgun sequence DNA region contains:
- the CAND1 gene encoding cullin-associated NEDD8-dissociated protein 1 isoform X1: MKFIYVSYISLIHIARSLGPLVSKVKEYQVETIVDTLCTNMLSDKEQLRDISSIGLKTVIGELPPASSGSALAANVCKKITGRLTSAIAKQEDVSVQLEALDIMADMLSRQGGLLVNFHPSILTCLLPQLTSPRLAVRKRTIIALGHLVMSCGNIVFVDLIEHLLSELSKNDSMSTTRTYIQCIAAISRQAGHRIGEYLEKIIPLVVKFCNVDDDELREYCIQAFESFVRRCPKEVYPHVSTIINICLKYLTYDPNYNYDDEDEDENAMDADGGDDDDQGSDDEYSDDDDMSWKVRRAAAKCLDAVVSTRHEMLPEFYKTVSPALISRFKEREENVKADVFHAYLSLLKQTRPVQSWLCDPDAMEQGETPLTMLQSQVPNIVKALHKQMKEKSVKTRQCCFNMLTELVNVLPGALTQHIPVLVPGIIFSLNDKSSSSNLKIDALSCLYVILCNHSPQVFHPHVQALVPPVVACVGDPFYKITSEALLVTQQLVKVIRPLDQPSSFDATPYIKDLFTCTIKRLKAADIDQEVKERAISCMGQIICNLGDNLGSDLPNTLQIFLERLKNEITRLTTVKALTLIAGSPLKIDLRPVLGEGVPILASFLRKNQRALKLGTLSALDILIKNYSDSLTAAMIDAVLDELPPLISESDMHVSQMAISFLTTLAKVYPSSLSKISGSILNELIGLVRSPLLQGGALSAMLDFFQALVVTGTNNLGYMDLLRMLTGPVYSQSTALTHKQSYYSIAKCVAALTRACPKEGPAVVGQFIQDVKNSRSTDSIRLLALLSLGEVGHHIDLSGQLELKSVILEAFSSPSEEVKSAASYALGSISVGNLPEYLPFVLQEITSQPKRQYLLLHSLKEIISSASVVGLKPYVENIWALLLKHCECAEEGTRNVVAECLGKLTLIDPETLLPRLKGYLISGSSYARSSVVTAVKFTISDHPQPIDPLLKNCIGDFLKTLEDPDLNVRRVALVTFNSAAHNKPSLIRDLLDTVLPHLYNETKVRKELIREVEMGPFKHTVDDGLDIRKAAFECMYTLLDSCLDRLDIFEFLNHVEDGLKDHYDIKMLTFLMLVRLSTLCPSAVLQRLDRLVEPLRATCTTKVKANSVKQEFEKQDELKRSAMRAVAALLTIPEAEKSPLMSEFQSQISSNPELAAIFESIQKDSSSTNLESMDTS; encoded by the exons GCTCTGCATTAGCTGCTAATGTATGTAAAAAGATTACTGGACGTCTTACCAGTGCAATAGCAAAACAGGAAGATGTCTCTGTTCAGCTAGAAGCCTTGGATATTATGGCTGATATGCTGAGCAG gcaaGGAGGACTTCTTGTTAATTTCCATCCTTCAATTCTGACCTGTCTGCTTCCCCAGTTGACCAGCCCTAGACTTGCAGTGAGGAAAAGAACTATTATCGCTCTTGGCCATCTGGTTATGAGCTGTGGAAATATAGTTTTTGTAGATCTTATTGAACATCTGTTGTCAGAGTTGTCCAAAAATGATTCTATGTCAACAACAAGAACCTACATACAATGTATTGCTGCTATTAGTAGGCAAGCTGGTCATAGAATAG GTGAATACCTTGagaagataattcctttggtGGTAAAATTTTGCAATGTAGATGATGATGAATTGAGAGAGTACTGTATTCAAGCCTTTGAATCATTTGTAAGAAG ATGTCCTAAGGAAGTATATCCTCATGTTTCTACCATTATAAATATTTGTCTTAAGTATCTTACCTATGATCCAAATTACAAttatgatgatgaagatgaagatgaaaatGCAATGGatgctgatggtggtgatgacgaTGATCAAG GGAGTGATGATGAAtacagtgatgatgatgacatgAGTTGGAAAGTGAGACGTGCAGCTGCGAAGTGCTTGGATGCTGTAGTTAGCACAAGGCATGAAATGCTTCCAGAATTCTACAAGACCGTCTCTCCTGCACTAATATCCAGATTTAAAGAGCGTGAAGAGAATGTAAAGGCAGATGTTTTTCACGCATACCTTTCTCTTTTGAAGCAAACTCGTCCTGTACAAAGTTGGCTATGTGACCCTGATGCGATGGAACAGGGAGAAACACCTTTAACAATGCTTCAGAGTCAG GTTCCCAACATTGTTAAAGCTCTGCACaaacagatgaaagaaaaaagtgtgaAGACCCGACAGTGTTGTTTTAACATGTTAACTGAGCTAGTAAATGTATTACCTGGAGCCCTAACACAACACATTCCTGTACTTGTACCAG GAATCATTTTCTCACTGAATGATAAATCAAGCTCATCGAATTTGAAGATTGATGCTTTGTCATGTCTATACGTAATCCTCTGTAACCATTCTCCTCAAGTCTTCCATCCTCACGTTCAGGCTTTGGTTCCTCCAGTGGTGGCTTGTGTTGGAGACCCATTTTACAAAATTACATCTGAAGCACTTCTTGTTACTCAACAGCTTGTCAAAGTAATTCGTCCTTTAGATCAGCCTTCCTCGTTTGATGCAACTCCTTATATCAAAGATCTATTTACCTGTACCATTAAGAGATTAAAAGCAGCTGACATTGATCAGGAAGTCAAGGAAAGGGCTATTTCCTGTATGGGACAAATTATTTGCAACCTTGGAGACAATTTGGGTTCTGACTTGCCTAATACACTTCAGATTTTCTTGGAGAGACTAAAGAATGAAATTACCAGGTTAACTACAGTAAAGGCATTGACACTGATTGCTGGGTCACCTTTGAAGATAGATTTGAGGCCTGTTCTGGGAGAAGGGGTTCCTATCCTTGCTTCATTTCTTAGGAAAAACCAGAGAGCTTTGAAACTGGGTACTCTTTCTGCCCTTGATATTCTAATAAAAAACTATAGTGACAGCTTGACAGCTGCCATGATTGATGCAGTTCTAGATGAGCTCCCACCTCTTATCAGCGAAAGTGATATGCATGTTTCACAAATGGCTATCAGTTTTCTTACCACTTTGGCAAAAGTGTATCCCTCCTCCCTTTCAAAGATAAGTGGATCCATTCTCAATGAACTTATTGGACTTGTGAGATCACCCTTATTGCAGGGGGGAGCTCTTAGTGCCATGCTAGACTTTTTCCAAGCTCTGGTTGTCACTGGAACAAATAATTTAGGATACATGGATTTGTTGCGCATGCTGACTGGTCCAGTTTACTCTCAGAGCACAGCTCTTACTCATAAGCAGTCTTATTATTCCATTGCCAAATGTGTAGCTGCCCTTACTCGAGCATGCCCTAAAGAGGGACCAGCTGTAGTAGGTCAGTTTATTCAAGATGTCAAGAACTCAAGGTCAACAGATTCCATTCGTCTCTTAGCTCTACTTTCTCTTGGAGAAGTTGGGCATCATATTGACTTAAGTGGACAGTTGGAACTAAAATCTGTAATACTAGAAGCTTTCTCATCTCCTAGTGAAGAAGTCAAATCAGCTGCATCCTATGCATTAGGCAGCATTAGTGTGGGCAACCTTCCTGAATATCTGCCATTTGTCCTACAAGAAATAACCAGTCAGCCCAAAAGGCAGTATCTTTTACTTCATTCCTTGAAGGAAATTATTAGCTCTGCATCAGTGGTGGGCCTTAAACCATATGTTGAAAACATCTGGGCCTTATTACTAAAGCACTGTGAGTGTGCAGAGGAAGGAACCAGAAATGTTGTTGCTGAATGTCTAGGAAAACTCACTCTAATTGATCCAGAAACTCTCCTTCCACGGCTTAAGGGGTACTTGATATCAG gCTCATCATATGCCCGAAGCTCAGTGGTTACAGCTGTGAAATTTACAATTTCTGACCATCCACAACCTATTGATCCACTGTTAAAGAACTGCATAG GTGATTTCTTAAAAACTTTGGAAGACCCGGATTTGAATGTGAGAAGAGTGGCCTTGGTCACATTTAATTCAGCAGCACATAACAAGCCATCATTAATAAGGGACCTATTGGATACTGTTCTTCCACATCTTTACAATGAAACGAAAGTTAGAAAGGAGCTTATAAGAGAG GTAGAAATGGGTCCCTTTAAACATACAGTTGATGATGGTCTGGATATTAGAAAGGCAGCTTTTGAGTGTATGTACACACTTCTAGACAGTTGTCTTGATAGACTTGATATCTTTGAATTTCTAAATCATGTTGAAGATGGTTTGAAGGACCATTATGATATTAAG ATGCTGACATTTTTAATGTTGGTGAGACTTTCTACCCTTTGTCCAAGTGCAGTGCTGCAGAGGTTGGACCGACTTGTTGAGCCATTACGTGCAACATGTACAACTAAG GTAAAGGCAAACTCAGTAAAGCAGGAGTTTGAAAAACAAGATGAATTAAAGCGATCTGCCATGAGAGCAGTAGCAGCACTGCTAACCATTCCAGAAGCAGAGAAGAGTCCACTGATGAGTGAATTCCAGTCACAGATCAGTTCTAACCCTGAGCTGGCGGCTATCTTTGAAAGTATCCAGAAAGATTCATCATCTACTAACTTAGAATCAATGGACACTAGTTAG
- the CAND1 gene encoding cullin-associated NEDD8-dissociated protein 1 — MASASYHISNLLEKMTSSDKDFRFMATNDLMTELQKDSIKLDDDSERKVVKMILKLLEDKNGEVQNLAVKCLGPLVSKVKEYQVETIVDTLCTNMLSDKEQLRDISSIGLKTVIGELPPASSGSALAANVCKKITGRLTSAIAKQEDVSVQLEALDIMADMLSRQGGLLVNFHPSILTCLLPQLTSPRLAVRKRTIIALGHLVMSCGNIVFVDLIEHLLSELSKNDSMSTTRTYIQCIAAISRQAGHRIGEYLEKIIPLVVKFCNVDDDELREYCIQAFESFVRRCPKEVYPHVSTIINICLKYLTYDPNYNYDDEDEDENAMDADGGDDDDQGSDDEYSDDDDMSWKVRRAAAKCLDAVVSTRHEMLPEFYKTVSPALISRFKEREENVKADVFHAYLSLLKQTRPVQSWLCDPDAMEQGETPLTMLQSQVPNIVKALHKQMKEKSVKTRQCCFNMLTELVNVLPGALTQHIPVLVPGIIFSLNDKSSSSNLKIDALSCLYVILCNHSPQVFHPHVQALVPPVVACVGDPFYKITSEALLVTQQLVKVIRPLDQPSSFDATPYIKDLFTCTIKRLKAADIDQEVKERAISCMGQIICNLGDNLGSDLPNTLQIFLERLKNEITRLTTVKALTLIAGSPLKIDLRPVLGEGVPILASFLRKNQRALKLGTLSALDILIKNYSDSLTAAMIDAVLDELPPLISESDMHVSQMAISFLTTLAKVYPSSLSKISGSILNELIGLVRSPLLQGGALSAMLDFFQALVVTGTNNLGYMDLLRMLTGPVYSQSTALTHKQSYYSIAKCVAALTRACPKEGPAVVGQFIQDVKNSRSTDSIRLLALLSLGEVGHHIDLSGQLELKSVILEAFSSPSEEVKSAASYALGSISVGNLPEYLPFVLQEITSQPKRQYLLLHSLKEIISSASVVGLKPYVENIWALLLKHCECAEEGTRNVVAECLGKLTLIDPETLLPRLKGYLISGSSYARSSVVTAVKFTISDHPQPIDPLLKNCIGDFLKTLEDPDLNVRRVALVTFNSAAHNKPSLIRDLLDTVLPHLYNETKVRKELIREVEMGPFKHTVDDGLDIRKAAFECMYTLLDSCLDRLDIFEFLNHVEDGLKDHYDIKMLTFLMLVRLSTLCPSAVLQRLDRLVEPLRATCTTKVKANSVKQEFEKQDELKRSAMRAVAALLTIPEAEKSPLMSEFQSQISSNPELAAIFESIQKDSSSTNLESMDTS, encoded by the exons GCTCTGCATTAGCTGCTAATGTATGTAAAAAGATTACTGGACGTCTTACCAGTGCAATAGCAAAACAGGAAGATGTCTCTGTTCAGCTAGAAGCCTTGGATATTATGGCTGATATGCTGAGCAG gcaaGGAGGACTTCTTGTTAATTTCCATCCTTCAATTCTGACCTGTCTGCTTCCCCAGTTGACCAGCCCTAGACTTGCAGTGAGGAAAAGAACTATTATCGCTCTTGGCCATCTGGTTATGAGCTGTGGAAATATAGTTTTTGTAGATCTTATTGAACATCTGTTGTCAGAGTTGTCCAAAAATGATTCTATGTCAACAACAAGAACCTACATACAATGTATTGCTGCTATTAGTAGGCAAGCTGGTCATAGAATAG GTGAATACCTTGagaagataattcctttggtGGTAAAATTTTGCAATGTAGATGATGATGAATTGAGAGAGTACTGTATTCAAGCCTTTGAATCATTTGTAAGAAG ATGTCCTAAGGAAGTATATCCTCATGTTTCTACCATTATAAATATTTGTCTTAAGTATCTTACCTATGATCCAAATTACAAttatgatgatgaagatgaagatgaaaatGCAATGGatgctgatggtggtgatgacgaTGATCAAG GGAGTGATGATGAAtacagtgatgatgatgacatgAGTTGGAAAGTGAGACGTGCAGCTGCGAAGTGCTTGGATGCTGTAGTTAGCACAAGGCATGAAATGCTTCCAGAATTCTACAAGACCGTCTCTCCTGCACTAATATCCAGATTTAAAGAGCGTGAAGAGAATGTAAAGGCAGATGTTTTTCACGCATACCTTTCTCTTTTGAAGCAAACTCGTCCTGTACAAAGTTGGCTATGTGACCCTGATGCGATGGAACAGGGAGAAACACCTTTAACAATGCTTCAGAGTCAG GTTCCCAACATTGTTAAAGCTCTGCACaaacagatgaaagaaaaaagtgtgaAGACCCGACAGTGTTGTTTTAACATGTTAACTGAGCTAGTAAATGTATTACCTGGAGCCCTAACACAACACATTCCTGTACTTGTACCAG GAATCATTTTCTCACTGAATGATAAATCAAGCTCATCGAATTTGAAGATTGATGCTTTGTCATGTCTATACGTAATCCTCTGTAACCATTCTCCTCAAGTCTTCCATCCTCACGTTCAGGCTTTGGTTCCTCCAGTGGTGGCTTGTGTTGGAGACCCATTTTACAAAATTACATCTGAAGCACTTCTTGTTACTCAACAGCTTGTCAAAGTAATTCGTCCTTTAGATCAGCCTTCCTCGTTTGATGCAACTCCTTATATCAAAGATCTATTTACCTGTACCATTAAGAGATTAAAAGCAGCTGACATTGATCAGGAAGTCAAGGAAAGGGCTATTTCCTGTATGGGACAAATTATTTGCAACCTTGGAGACAATTTGGGTTCTGACTTGCCTAATACACTTCAGATTTTCTTGGAGAGACTAAAGAATGAAATTACCAGGTTAACTACAGTAAAGGCATTGACACTGATTGCTGGGTCACCTTTGAAGATAGATTTGAGGCCTGTTCTGGGAGAAGGGGTTCCTATCCTTGCTTCATTTCTTAGGAAAAACCAGAGAGCTTTGAAACTGGGTACTCTTTCTGCCCTTGATATTCTAATAAAAAACTATAGTGACAGCTTGACAGCTGCCATGATTGATGCAGTTCTAGATGAGCTCCCACCTCTTATCAGCGAAAGTGATATGCATGTTTCACAAATGGCTATCAGTTTTCTTACCACTTTGGCAAAAGTGTATCCCTCCTCCCTTTCAAAGATAAGTGGATCCATTCTCAATGAACTTATTGGACTTGTGAGATCACCCTTATTGCAGGGGGGAGCTCTTAGTGCCATGCTAGACTTTTTCCAAGCTCTGGTTGTCACTGGAACAAATAATTTAGGATACATGGATTTGTTGCGCATGCTGACTGGTCCAGTTTACTCTCAGAGCACAGCTCTTACTCATAAGCAGTCTTATTATTCCATTGCCAAATGTGTAGCTGCCCTTACTCGAGCATGCCCTAAAGAGGGACCAGCTGTAGTAGGTCAGTTTATTCAAGATGTCAAGAACTCAAGGTCAACAGATTCCATTCGTCTCTTAGCTCTACTTTCTCTTGGAGAAGTTGGGCATCATATTGACTTAAGTGGACAGTTGGAACTAAAATCTGTAATACTAGAAGCTTTCTCATCTCCTAGTGAAGAAGTCAAATCAGCTGCATCCTATGCATTAGGCAGCATTAGTGTGGGCAACCTTCCTGAATATCTGCCATTTGTCCTACAAGAAATAACCAGTCAGCCCAAAAGGCAGTATCTTTTACTTCATTCCTTGAAGGAAATTATTAGCTCTGCATCAGTGGTGGGCCTTAAACCATATGTTGAAAACATCTGGGCCTTATTACTAAAGCACTGTGAGTGTGCAGAGGAAGGAACCAGAAATGTTGTTGCTGAATGTCTAGGAAAACTCACTCTAATTGATCCAGAAACTCTCCTTCCACGGCTTAAGGGGTACTTGATATCAG gCTCATCATATGCCCGAAGCTCAGTGGTTACAGCTGTGAAATTTACAATTTCTGACCATCCACAACCTATTGATCCACTGTTAAAGAACTGCATAG GTGATTTCTTAAAAACTTTGGAAGACCCGGATTTGAATGTGAGAAGAGTGGCCTTGGTCACATTTAATTCAGCAGCACATAACAAGCCATCATTAATAAGGGACCTATTGGATACTGTTCTTCCACATCTTTACAATGAAACGAAAGTTAGAAAGGAGCTTATAAGAGAG GTAGAAATGGGTCCCTTTAAACATACAGTTGATGATGGTCTGGATATTAGAAAGGCAGCTTTTGAGTGTATGTACACACTTCTAGACAGTTGTCTTGATAGACTTGATATCTTTGAATTTCTAAATCATGTTGAAGATGGTTTGAAGGACCATTATGATATTAAG ATGCTGACATTTTTAATGTTGGTGAGACTTTCTACCCTTTGTCCAAGTGCAGTGCTGCAGAGGTTGGACCGACTTGTTGAGCCATTACGTGCAACATGTACAACTAAG GTAAAGGCAAACTCAGTAAAGCAGGAGTTTGAAAAACAAGATGAATTAAAGCGATCTGCCATGAGAGCAGTAGCAGCACTGCTAACCATTCCAGAAGCAGAGAAGAGTCCACTGATGAGTGAATTCCAGTCACAGATCAGTTCTAACCCTGAGCTGGCGGCTATCTTTGAAAGTATCCAGAAAGATTCATCATCTACTAACTTAGAATCAATGGACACTAGTTAG